TGGTGAGGAAGCAGCAGATGCACCAAAGATGGCAGATGCTATTTTACAGGGTGCTGGCGTAGAGAAGCTTAGAGAGATGTTCCACAAACACTGAACGAGGTGAAAAAAATGGCAGTAAAAAGATATACACAGATGGCTTATGCAAATGCAGATGAGATGGTATTCGGCCGTGCAAAATATCCGGTAAAGGCAGGACTTGGAATTGAGCTTGGTGCAGGATCCACTACAGCTGAAGTAAACTATGCACCCAGACCAGAAGCAGGCGCTTCCAAAGAGAAGCTGGTAAATGAATACCAGAGGATCACAAAGGACATTCTGCAGAGAATGGTACAGGTAGGCTTCCCTGCAGTAGTACTTGAAACAGAACATGTGCAGCAGATGACCAACAATCCATCATGGGGTGGCGAGATTGCACACGCACAGAAGACCATCATGGAAGAGTACTATGAGGAATATGGTCTGAAGTCCGCACTGAGGCACACTCCCGGTGACATCAGAGAGAACAAGGATTACATGGACCTCAGAGGAAACAAGTACCCTGTCCTTATGGAATCATTCGAAGCTGTTGCAGAAGGTGGAGCAGACTTCTTATCCATTGAATCAATGGGTGGAAAGGAGATTTTTGACTATGCAATTCTGAGGAACGACATTGGCGGTATGCTCTACGCAATAGGCGTACTGGGCAGCATGGACATGGAATACCTCTGGCAGGACATCGCAAAGGTAGCACAGAAGAAGAATGTCATTGCAGCCGGTGACACTGACTGTGCCCAGGCAAACACTGCAATGTTCATTGCAGGCGGACTTCTTGACAAGAACCTGGCACACACCCTCGCGATCATCGCAAGGAGCATGGCAGGAGCAAGGACGCTATCCGGATATGAAGCCGGTGCAGTAGGCCCAGGAAAGGACTGCGGATACGAGAACATCTTCGTAAAGGCAATCACTGGTATGCCAATGGCCTTTGAAGGTAAGACCTCTACCTGTGCTCACTCCGATGTTATGGGTAACCTGATCATGCAGTGCTGTGACCTCTGGTCCAACGAATCCGTCGAATACCACTCTGAATTCGGAGGTACTACAGTCCAGTGCTGGTCAGAGACCCTCAGCTATGACTGTGCTCTGATGAACGTTGCACTCAAATCCGGAAACGAAAAGCTCCTCAGGGATATGCTCGTGGCATCTGACAAATACAGAGACCCACAGTCCTACATCCTTGCATACGACAACGCATACAAGATCGGTCAGGCAATTGTCAAGGACGGTAACGACCTGTACCTCCGTGCAAAGAACGCTGCTGTGGAATGCTGCAACCTGCTGACCGCCGCAGAGGGCCTTGAGATGACAAAGTTCGAGATCAATGCATTGCTGAAGGCAAAGGGCGAACTGGAAGCACTTACTGCAGATGCTGACAAGTTCATGAGCGACTGCATGAGCAAGTACAAGGCCGAAATAAAGGTATTCAAGCCAGAGAACTACGGTCTCTAAATGCGTGAATGTGAGGGTTTCACTTCAAACCCTTACTCTTAATTTATAACATTGAAGCAATAAGAGGAATGATTTTAACCATAAACTCAGCAGGACTCTTGTTGATAAATATGGCTTAGTGGTCTTTGAAGATTTGAATATCAGGAATATGGTCCGAAACTCTAAGCTATCTAAATCAATACATGATGCTGCATGGGGTAAACTGATTCAGTATACGATGTACAAAGCGGAAGAAGCTGGTAAGATCGTTGAACTGGTTGCACCTCACAACACATCTCAAAACTGTAGTTCTTGTGGTATAAAAGTGGATAAGACACTTGCTACGCGAACACACAGATGTCCAAACTGTGGATTAGTTCTGGATAGAGATCATAATGCTGCTATTAATATTCTCAAGTTAGCCGTAGGGACTACGGTAAAAGCCTGCGGAGTTGAGCCGTTAGGCTCAACAATGAACCAGGAAGCCACATGCTTTAACAGGTGGTAGTTCATTAAGAGATCCTCATGAAGTAAGGGGAACATGTTAAAATGACAACTATCAAGGTTTCCTGTATTCAGATGGATATCATCCAGTGTTCAAAAGAACAGAACATTGAAAAAGCCCTCTTACTGACAGATAAAGCAATAGATTCGGGTGCCAGGATCATAGTGTTACCTGAAGTGTTTTCAACGGGTTTTTGCTATAAAGGTCTGGAATCGATTGCTGAGACCTCTGCGTCCCGGAGAGTTGAGGCATACCCCACCATAGAGAGACTATTAAAATTTTCAAAAGCAAACGATTGTGTCCTCATTGGTTCCATGATCGAAAAACAGATGGATGAACCTGATCAGATCAGATATCATAATCTGGGTTTTTGCATTGGATCCGGGGAGCTCTCCGGGGTTTACAGAAAAACCCACCTGTACGGGCTGGAAAGAAAACATTTTTCCAGGGGAGAGCATATCCTGCCGATAAAACTTGCAAGTGATGATATAACCATCGGAATGCAGATATGTTTTGATCTGCGGTTTCCTGAGATCTCAAGAAAACTGGCACTTGCAGGTGCGGATATTCTGGTCACAGTTGGTGGATTTGCAGATCCAAAAGCTGGCCAGTGGAAAGCGCTCACAACTGCCAGAGCGATAGAGAACCAGATACCTCATATTGCCTGCAACCGGGTAGGTACTGCTCCCTTTGCATCATACTTTGGTAAGTCCATGATAATCAACGCATGGGGAAATGTGAAAGCAGAAGCTGAGAAGGATGAGTGTTTCATTATAGGGGAGATAGATACTGATGAAACAAAAAGGATAAGGGGCAAGGTTTCGCTCTTGGATGACAGGCAGTTGGACCTGTATTAAGCTAAAAGATGCAGATCATGAGGTTTTGGTACCAAGTAGTCAAAGACAGACCAGTTAAAAAAGAGGTTTATGTTAATCCCAGTATACTTCAAAATAAAAAAGCGAAAGAGCCTGTTCAATAGTTACCGCTGAATCTGAGTAAAAGCGAGCCTGTATAAAATAGCATTGTATCCGATCTGTGGTCAAACTATTATTTCCAGAAATTGGAAGATTTAAAACCACCTTTTTTTGTTTCATCAACGGAATTTCATAAGGAGTACTTGGCAACATTTTGATCGCTGCATAAGACAAATGTTGCCGTGGTGCATTCCATCGTACCCCACCTATCTCTGCGTAAATCTCACCTTTTTCAACATTTCCAACCATCACAAACTGACGGATAATTGCCTTCTCCAAAACCGGGAGTTGGCAAACACAGGAAACATCGATAGGTCCATCATAGTTAAATACGTCCAATCCCCCGCTCGCACTGATCAATTCAGCTTTAGGAGTATTAGAGTAAGTCGAGCAACTCCCGGCAGGGATTCGTACTCCATGTTTGAAATCATATATACTCATAAAATAGCCTCCTTAAATTATATTATGGAATTTATTCGTGCAGTAAAGTAAATAGGTAAGCCTCACCATTTCGGATCACTTGTAGTGTTCAAAATATGTACTGTAATCTTCCATGCATCGTTCTCTTTATTCCAGAGAATGAAGTATGTTCCTTCCTCCAGATCTTTACCTACTCCTGTTTCTGCTGCAAAACTGTAAACTCCTATCTCGTATGCCACATCGCCAAGTACATCAATATTTTTTGTGTATTGAATATACTTGAAACTGTTTCCAACGATCTGATAAATATCACTCCAGTACTTACTGATGTACTCCTTAGACCAGCGATTGTCAGGAATTGGACCAAATTGGGGAATATCGCCGCCACGTGGCATGAATTTCGGCTCATCTGTATATAACTGTACTATTCTTGTTATGTCCTGAGTTTGTATGGCAGAAACAAGATCCATGATGATGTCTTTTATTATACTGCGCACCTCTTCTGTATCCATACTCATTTCCTCCTATTATCTTATGAAATGAAAAATTCTCATGTAATCTGATGAGATGTTATTGCATGTGCATAACCTGCACTGTGGTTTTGGAATAGTGCTGATCACTGCACATCGCGAATAAAATTCGCAAAAGAATCAGCGTTGAGAAGTTGGGTTACAGTCCGATTTTTGCTATATTTTTTTTCATGTTCATAGCCCAGATCGAAATTACAGCCGTATTTATGTATCCATTCATGGATCAAAGTAGTCGAGCGCTCGATTGCGCTCTGACTAAAATAAGATGGACACAAGCGGATATCGATTCCTGGCACACACCAGAATGTAGTGGCAAGTTCATTATCGGAACGGCATGCCCACGTACGTTCCACGATTCCACCTGTATAACATTTGTAGCCTGCCATCCACGTCAATGCCCAGAGAATCCGTAAATTCAGATTGATCCAAGTTGCAAAGGCATTGCTTGTAGCGCTATGAAAGTGAGCAGAGAGGGCATTTCTCACCTTAGCCGGGTTTGTCCCATTATACGAAGAGACGACATCGATGGCATTCGACAGCATCTCTCGAGCTCTGCGATGATCTTCCGTAATAATTGTATCCTGGGAAGAAGAGCATCCAGATCTCCTCTGTATGATATTTCTTTGAACATTCTGTGTCTGTTGTACGAGATGCATCAGCTCATGTGCAATCAATTCTTTCCCTGCATCTGTTTTGGGTGCGTATTTGCCATTCGCAAAGACGATCTCCTGGCCAACGGTATATGCATGGGCATTTATTGCTTCTGCTGATGCTGCAGCTTGCGCTTCGCTACGCACCCGTACATTACTGAAATCATACCCGAAACGTGGCTCCATAAAAGCACGGGTAACCTGATCCAGCGGCTTACCAGGCAAGCGTAAAACTTCACGAATTATGGGTGGCACATCTTGGTATTGAGTTACAGGCATCTGTCTCGATAACTTTTTTTGTCTGTGAAATATCCTTTTCATCTTTATTGCATCCAGTACACTTGTGCTGTACCGTCGGCTCCAATATACTCATCACCTGCTTCGCCATCCTGTCAGCCTCCTGCTCGTAAATGTCATTAGGCTGGCTAACTTTCATTTTAGCCTGTAAAGCCCCTGATCTTATCAGTCTCTGTACCGCCTGGTTGCCTGCAGTTTTTTGAAGTTGGAGTATCCTGTCAGCAGGAAATCCTGAAGAATTGAAGCTTGACCTTTGCTTGCAGGAATTCGAGCATATATACTTACCTCCGGTTTTTTGGTAGCTACAATAGTTCTTTCAGCCATTTTAATCACCATTATCTGCAAAAATCACATCGGCAAAACCTCTGAGTCAGACCCAATTGAGACAATTCGATGCCGCAGCAGTTTGCACGAGCAAGCTTACCTCGGTAACGAGGCGAAAACAAGCGTCTGTAAGGCGATTCATTTTTCAGACGTAAGACTAAACTCTGCAGCGTCTGAGGGTCGATAAGGGTGAGTGACGGTGTAAATGTTTCCACCCTGGCTGCAATGGTAGTCCGGGCTGCACTCGACTAGAGACAGGAAGGTCACCGTCGTGTCCTTTCCCTTTCTTTCTTTGCTCGTCACTTTCAGGAGTACGACTTCCTTGGTCCGCATATTGACAACCCCATAAGCATTCCCAACCACGACAGTATCCAAGTTCATGCCCTCGATCACCTTCATTTTGATCGCTTGCTTCTTAGCCGTCGTCTTCTGTGGAGGAGCGCCCACTGTCGGCCGCTCCTTCTCTGTGGTTGGTACGGTGGTCTTACGAGGCGGGAGCTGCGACGCCTGTTGCCGTTGTTCCTTGAGAAGTTGTCTCAATAGTTTAAGGACTTGAACGAGCAGGTCTCCTCCAGGTACAAGCCGAACAGATTTTTCGGCATCATCAATGATCTGCAATGTATCCGACATAGCGTTCTGAGGTGATTGCGACATAGGGCCGGAGATTCTGCCCTGGAGTTTGTTCAATAATTCCCCAAGCGCCGATGGTCCTCCCGGCGACTGTTTTCCACCACCCTTGGATGGAGAGCCTTTTCCCAAAGGCTTCTGCAGCGGGTTTTCGGCCGCACTTGCCTCAGAGGGGAGTAGGAGAAGCAAAAGCGCTGCTAAACCTGCCAGCGGGAGCAGACCCGCGGCGGCTTCTGCAAAGAAAGCAACTATAGCCGCCGCTGCCGTGGCTATTGCTGTTATAATAACCTCACAGAAAACGACCACGATGATGGCCACAACAATGAGTGCAACTATCGCCAAAATAGTCGTGCCCCATTCCTCGAGGAATTGCCGGACAGCATGAGCAGCAGCGGCAAGCTTGGAAAGCACCACCTCAAATGCGTAAGCGATCTTTTGCCCCAATTTTTCGGCGGCCTTCTTTAGTTCATCCATCATTTCGGCGATCATACTGGCGGCACGTGCTGCGAGCCATGCCAGTTCGATCATCGGCCTGCAGAAGTACCAATACATCCCATCCATGGTCGTGAAGATATGGATCATCTGCGGGAGTGTCGCAGGTGAGAATGGGAAAGGAAGTCCGGGTAAAGTCCAACTCGGATTAGTGGGCACGGTCATCGGCTCCGCTATTGAGAGCATACTGCCCGATGCTCCCGCGTATGCATCTAATGCAGTAATGTAACTAAGAAGATCGGCGTGAGCAACTGGAGCTGGTGTGGTAAATGGCTTGATGGAACCGAGCATCACAGGGCCGGGCACAGGCGCTGGCGATGGAAATGTTGCAATGGGCGGTGGAAACATGCGGCCTTGCGGAGCTGCCGGAACAATACCTATAGGCCACGATCCATACAGGTCAACAAAGCCAGGCAACTGGCAATCGATACTGCTCCCCGAAGTGCCACCCCCCGGAATAGCGACTTCGGCGAACATTGCCGGTGAATACAGTCCCACCATCAGCCCTTGAATGAATCGGTGAATGTCAGTGCCTAGAGTGCAATTATCTGCGCTGCCAATGCAATTCCCAGCGATGCCACGCGCAATGCCAAACGGCGCACGCCGAATGCCGAGGGATTCGCTGCCTCCTCTTTGTTGCACGACATGCGTGAGCTCATGCGCAAGCAATCGCTGGCCAGTTTGCGTATTTGGAGAGTAGTGCCCACTACGGAACGAGATGTCACTTCCGAGAGTAAAGGCAAATGCGTCAACGCTCTTGGTCGATGCATCTGCCCGCGAATCCGTGTGCACGCGCACATTACTGAAGTCATGACCAAAGCGATGTTCATAGAAAGCACGCACAGATTCAGGCAGAGGCCGGCCGCCGCCGCGGATGGCACTGATATTGGATTCTAATTTTGGGGTCACTTTTGGAGTTGAGCCAGAAGCTTCTTTTTTCTGGAGTTTCTCGTCCTCTTCTTCCTTCCCGATCTTAATTCCCTTTTTACACCCTGGACATTTGCGCTGGATGGAGTTGTTCGGAGCAGGTTCAGAA
This DNA window, taken from Methanomethylovorans hollandica DSM 15978, encodes the following:
- the mtaB gene encoding methanol--corrinoid protein co-methyltransferase MtaB, whose product is MAVKRYTQMAYANADEMVFGRAKYPVKAGLGIELGAGSTTAEVNYAPRPEAGASKEKLVNEYQRITKDILQRMVQVGFPAVVLETEHVQQMTNNPSWGGEIAHAQKTIMEEYYEEYGLKSALRHTPGDIRENKDYMDLRGNKYPVLMESFEAVAEGGADFLSIESMGGKEIFDYAILRNDIGGMLYAIGVLGSMDMEYLWQDIAKVAQKKNVIAAGDTDCAQANTAMFIAGGLLDKNLAHTLAIIARSMAGARTLSGYEAGAVGPGKDCGYENIFVKAITGMPMAFEGKTSTCAHSDVMGNLIMQCCDLWSNESVEYHSEFGGTTVQCWSETLSYDCALMNVALKSGNEKLLRDMLVASDKYRDPQSYILAYDNAYKIGQAIVKDGNDLYLRAKNAAVECCNLLTAAEGLEMTKFEINALLKAKGELEALTADADKFMSDCMSKYKAEIKVFKPENYGL
- a CDS encoding nitrilase-related carbon-nitrogen hydrolase, giving the protein MTTIKVSCIQMDIIQCSKEQNIEKALLLTDKAIDSGARIIVLPEVFSTGFCYKGLESIAETSASRRVEAYPTIERLLKFSKANDCVLIGSMIEKQMDEPDQIRYHNLGFCIGSGELSGVYRKTHLYGLERKHFSRGEHILPIKLASDDITIGMQICFDLRFPEISRKLALAGADILVTVGGFADPKAGQWKALTTARAIENQIPHIACNRVGTAPFASYFGKSMIINAWGNVKAEAEKDECFIIGEIDTDETKRIRGKVSLLDDRQLDLY
- a CDS encoding YybH family protein, with product MDTEEVRSIIKDIIMDLVSAIQTQDITRIVQLYTDEPKFMPRGGDIPQFGPIPDNRWSKEYISKYWSDIYQIVGNSFKYIQYTKNIDVLGDVAYEIGVYSFAAETGVGKDLEEGTYFILWNKENDAWKITVHILNTTSDPKW
- a CDS encoding eCIS core domain-containing protein, yielding MPGKPLDQVTRAFMEPRFGYDFSNVRVRSEAQAAASAEAINAHAYTVGQEIVFANGKYAPKTDAGKELIAHELMHLVQQTQNVQRNIIQRRSGCSSSQDTIITEDHRRAREMLSNAIDVVSSYNGTNPAKVRNALSAHFHSATSNAFATWINLNLRILWALTWMAGYKCYTGGIVERTWACRSDNELATTFWCVPGIDIRLCPSYFSQSAIERSTTLIHEWIHKYGCNFDLGYEHEKKYSKNRTVTQLLNADSFANFIRDVQ
- a CDS encoding eCIS core domain-containing protein — encoded protein: MTEKAVTFAKTPETKQKSSNLINQKNGKAYSVSPAERILHLQRTAGNQAVQRLIRSGVLQAKLKIGQPNDMYEQEADRVAEQVMRMPEPQMSNEKNVSEPAPNNSIQRKCPGCKKGIKIGKEEEDEKLQKKEASGSTPKVTPKLESNISAIRGGGRPLPESVRAFYEHRFGHDFSNVRVHTDSRADASTKSVDAFAFTLGSDISFRSGHYSPNTQTGQRLLAHELTHVVQQRGGSESLGIRRAPFGIARGIAGNCIGSADNCTLGTDIHRFIQGLMVGLYSPAMFAEVAIPGGGTSGSSIDCQLPGFVDLYGSWPIGIVPAAPQGRMFPPPIATFPSPAPVPGPVMLGSIKPFTTPAPVAHADLLSYITALDAYAGASGSMLSIAEPMTVPTNPSWTLPGLPFPFSPATLPQMIHIFTTMDGMYWYFCRPMIELAWLAARAASMIAEMMDELKKAAEKLGQKIAYAFEVVLSKLAAAAHAVRQFLEEWGTTILAIVALIVVAIIVVVFCEVIITAIATAAAAIVAFFAEAAAGLLPLAGLAALLLLLLPSEASAAENPLQKPLGKGSPSKGGGKQSPGGPSALGELLNKLQGRISGPMSQSPQNAMSDTLQIIDDAEKSVRLVPGGDLLVQVLKLLRQLLKEQRQQASQLPPRKTTVPTTEKERPTVGAPPQKTTAKKQAIKMKVIEGMNLDTVVVGNAYGVVNMRTKEVVLLKVTSKERKGKDTTVTFLSLVECSPDYHCSQGGNIYTVTHPYRPSDAAEFSLTSEK